The Myotis daubentonii chromosome 9, mMyoDau2.1, whole genome shotgun sequence genome has a segment encoding these proteins:
- the LOC132240863 gene encoding transmembrane O-methyltransferase homolog isoform X3, with the protein MSTQDYMNTSVQEPPLDYSFRNIQVIQDLMSEEPRKGQRPLKHSKSGKSLTQSLWLNNNVLNELRGFNHVIAQLLQHPENLAWIDLSFNDLPSIDPVLTTLFNLSVLYLHGNSIQRLGEVNKLATLPRLRSLTLHGNPMEEEKGYSTPWTAPSCPMLRSSSSRSLQPRDQVGTMSPAIALAFLPLVVTLLVRYRHHFRLLVHTVLLRSLRDYLSGLRIEERAFSYVLTHALPGDPSQILTTLDHWSSHCEYLSHMGPAKGQILIRLVEEKAPACVLELGTYCGYSTLLIARALPPGSRLLTVERDPRTAVVAEKLIRLAGFDERTVELIVGSSEEVIPRLRTQYQLSRADLVLLAHRPRCYLRDLQLLEAHALLPAGATVLADHVLFPGAPRFLQYAKSCGRYRCRIHHTGLPDFPAIKDGIAQLTYAGPG; encoded by the exons ATGAGCACACAGGACTACATGAACACTTCGGTGCAAGAGCCCCCTCTTGACTACTCCTTCCGAAACATCCAGGTGATTCAAG ATCTGATGAGCGAGGAGCCAAGGAAAGGGCAGCGACCACTAAAGCACTCGAAGTCAGGGAAGTCACTGACGCAGTCCCTGTGGCTGAACAACAATGTCCTCAATGAGCTGAGAGGCTTCAACCATGTAATCGCACAGCTGCTGCAGCATCCAGAGAACCTGGCCTGGATTGACCTGTCTTTCAACGACCTGCCTTCCATTGACCCT GTCCTGACCACTTTGTTCAACCTGAGTGTCCTCTACCTCCATGGCAACAGCATCCAGCGTCTCGGAGAGGTGAATAAGCTGGCCACCCTCCCTCGGCTCCGGAGCCTCACACTCCATGGGAACCCcatggaggaagagaaggggtaTAG CACCCCATG GACTGCCCCCTCCTGTCCTATGCTCCGATCTTCCTCAAGCAGGAGCCTCCAGCCCAG G GACCAGGTAGGGACCATGTCTCCTGCCATTGCACTGGCCTTCCTGCCACTGGTGGTGACATTGCTGGTGCGGTACCGGCACCATTTCCGACTTCTGGTGCACACGGTCTTGCTGCGGAGCCTCCGAGACTACCTGTCAGGGCTGCGGATTGAGGAACGGGCCTTCAGCTACGTGCTCACCCACGCCCTGCCGGGGGACCCTAGCCAAATCCTCACCACCCTGGACCACTGGAGCAGTCACTGCGAGTACCTGAGCCACATGGGGCCTGCCAAAG GTCAGATCCTGATACGGCTGGTGGAAGAGAAGGCCCCTGCTTGTGTGCTGGAGCTGGGTACCTACTGCGGATACTCCACACTGCTTATTGCCCGCGCCCTGCCCCCGGGGAGTCGCCTTCTCACTGTAGAGCGGGACCCgcgcacagcagtggtggctgaaAAGCTCATCCGCTTGGCTGGCTTCGACGAGCGCACG gtGGAGCTCATCGTGGGTAGCTCAGAGGAGGTGATCCCGCGCCTACGAACCCAGTACCAGCTGAGTCGGGCAGATTTGGTACTCCTGGCACACCGGCCCCGATGTTACCTGCGGGACCTGCAGCTTCTGGAGGCTCATGCTCTGCTGCCAGCTGGTGCCACTGTGTTGGCTGACCATGTGCTCTTCCCTGGTGCACCCCGCTTCCTGCAGTACGC
- the LAMTOR1 gene encoding ragulator complex protein LAMTOR1 — translation MGCCYSSENEDSDQDREERKLLLDPSSPPTKALNGAEPNYHSLPSARTDEQALLSSILAKTASNIIDVSAADSQGMEQHEYMDRARQYSTRLAVLSSSLTHWKKLPPLPSLTSQPHQVLASEPIPFSDLQQVSRIAAYAYSALSQIRVDAREELVVQFGIP, via the exons ATGGGGTGCTGCTACAGCAGCGAGAACGAGGACTCGGACCAG GACCGAGAGGAGCGGAAGCTGCTGCTGGACCCTAGCAGCCCCCCCACCAAAGCCCTCAATGGAGCCGAGCCAAATTACCACAGCCTGCCTTCCGCTCGCACAGATGAGCAGGCCCTGCTCTCCTCCATTCTTGCCAAGACAGCCAG CAACATCATTGACGTGTCTGCTGCAGACTCCCAGGGCATGGAGCAGCATGAGTACATGGACCGGGCAAGGCAGTACAG CACCCGCTTGGCTGTGCTGAGCAGCAGCCTGACCCATTGGAAGAAGCTGCCGCCACTGCCATCTCTCACCAGTCAGCCCCACCAAGTGCTGGCCAGCGAACCCATCCCCTTCTCCGACCTGCAGCAG GTCTCCAGAATAGCTGCTTATGCCTACAGTGCACTTTCTCAGATTCGTGTGGATGCAAGAGAGGAGCTGGTGGTACAGTTTGGGATCCCATGA
- the LOC132240863 gene encoding leucine-rich repeat-containing protein 51 isoform X1, which yields MSTQDYMNTSVQEPPLDYSFRNIQVIQDLMSEEPRKGQRPLKHSKSGKSLTQSLWLNNNVLNELRGFNHVIAQLLQHPENLAWIDLSFNDLPSIDPVLTTLFNLSVLYLHGNSIQRLGEVNKLATLPRLRSLTLHGNPMEEEKGYRQYVLCTLPRITTFDFSGVTKADRTAAEVWKRMNIKPKKVRIKQDAL from the exons ATGAGCACACAGGACTACATGAACACTTCGGTGCAAGAGCCCCCTCTTGACTACTCCTTCCGAAACATCCAGGTGATTCAAG ATCTGATGAGCGAGGAGCCAAGGAAAGGGCAGCGACCACTAAAGCACTCGAAGTCAGGGAAGTCACTGACGCAGTCCCTGTGGCTGAACAACAATGTCCTCAATGAGCTGAGAGGCTTCAACCATGTAATCGCACAGCTGCTGCAGCATCCAGAGAACCTGGCCTGGATTGACCTGTCTTTCAACGACCTGCCTTCCATTGACCCT GTCCTGACCACTTTGTTCAACCTGAGTGTCCTCTACCTCCATGGCAACAGCATCCAGCGTCTCGGAGAGGTGAATAAGCTGGCCACCCTCCCTCGGCTCCGGAGCCTCACACTCCATGGGAACCCcatggaggaagagaaggggtaTAG GCAGTATGTGCTGTGCACCTTGCCTCGTATCACCACGTTCGACTTCAGTGGGGTCACCAAAGCAGACCGCACAGCAGCTGAAGTGTGGAAACGAATGAACATCAAGCCCAAGAAAGTCCGGATCAAGCAGGATGCACTCTGA
- the LOC132240863 gene encoding leucine-rich repeat-containing protein 51 isoform X2, with amino-acid sequence MVAFQASVTDLMSEEPRKGQRPLKHSKSGKSLTQSLWLNNNVLNELRGFNHVIAQLLQHPENLAWIDLSFNDLPSIDPVLTTLFNLSVLYLHGNSIQRLGEVNKLATLPRLRSLTLHGNPMEEEKGYRQYVLCTLPRITTFDFSGVTKADRTAAEVWKRMNIKPKKVRIKQDAL; translated from the exons ATGGTGGCGTTTCAGGCATCAGTGACAG ATCTGATGAGCGAGGAGCCAAGGAAAGGGCAGCGACCACTAAAGCACTCGAAGTCAGGGAAGTCACTGACGCAGTCCCTGTGGCTGAACAACAATGTCCTCAATGAGCTGAGAGGCTTCAACCATGTAATCGCACAGCTGCTGCAGCATCCAGAGAACCTGGCCTGGATTGACCTGTCTTTCAACGACCTGCCTTCCATTGACCCT GTCCTGACCACTTTGTTCAACCTGAGTGTCCTCTACCTCCATGGCAACAGCATCCAGCGTCTCGGAGAGGTGAATAAGCTGGCCACCCTCCCTCGGCTCCGGAGCCTCACACTCCATGGGAACCCcatggaggaagagaaggggtaTAG GCAGTATGTGCTGTGCACCTTGCCTCGTATCACCACGTTCGACTTCAGTGGGGTCACCAAAGCAGACCGCACAGCAGCTGAAGTGTGGAAACGAATGAACATCAAGCCCAAGAAAGTCCGGATCAAGCAGGATGCACTCTGA